GAATTAGCCTTTGAATAGAAATAAGCACCATGTTCGGAATCCCAGAATAAGTTATCCTGTACTTCTTGCAATTCTTTGGCCCATTGCAAAGCAAAAGGATCCAAAGAGGCTTTATAATAATCCAACAAACCTTTAATCAAAAAGGCATAATCATCCAGAAAACCATCAATTTGCTCGGCCCTAAATATAAGCAGAAACATGTTAATTCccttcaaattaaaaacaagcaaaatcaaAGATTCAACTCACTCTAAGTTTTCCTGTAAAGTGGTATCATTTGTAGCCACACCATAGCAAGATCTTTTCAAGAGTTTCTTTTCTTTGTCATACAAATTTTCATGCATAAATTTAACCAATTTTGCGGAGGTTGCCATATATTCTGGACGTTTTGCACCACCACAATTGGCCAACTTGCAGAGTCCCGTTAAAACTAAACCATTCCAAGAGCAAATAATTTTAGTATCCAAGTGGGGTCTGGGACGCTGTTTCCTAATATCATTTAATACACCATtagttatttgtaaaatttcatttagttgTTGTTCTTCCAAAGAGAATTCTTTGCAAGTTTCTTCAACCGAACCTCTTACAATTAATATATTCTTGGCATTTAAATGACCATGAGGATCACTAGATGGATCAACATTACCCAAAGGCTTAACATCATAATGATGACTATATATTTCGAAAATCTTTTCGGCAGACATATTAAATTTGCTATATTTGTTCTTATTATCTTCTATAGCTTTTTGTATTTCCTTAAAAGTCCAGGCATAAAAGGCGCCCTCTACTTTCTTCGAATCTTCAGCCTTGGGCAACGAATCAGCATCTTCTCCAGCATAGAAACCACCAGCTGGATGTTGTAGATCAGTCGTTATATAACGATAAATACCATCAGCATATTCTCGGAAAGTTTCATCTCTGGTCAATTTATACGCATTAGCATAAGCAGCCAGCAATTGACCCTGATCATATAGCATTTTCTCAAAGTGTGGAACATGCCATTTGCGATCCACCGAATAGCGGGCAAAACCACCAAATACATGATCATGTATGCCACCACGGCCAATGTGATGTAAAGTATCCACGgccatatttaaaatatccacTTTTTTAGTAACAATATAAGCATGAAAGAGAAAATTAAGTCTAGCTACTTCGGGAAATTTGGGATGATTGCCAAAGCCACCAAACTCAACATCAAAACGTtgggaaaatattttcaaagctTCCTGTAATTTGGCATCGGCACTGCCCGGTTCAAATACTGTTTCAGTAGATTTCTCACTGAGAGACTTTTGTATGGCGCTTATAACTTCAAGACCGGTGGATTTCAACTGTTCCTCATTGGCTATCCATTTAGAGGCTATGGCTTTTAGAACAGTTTTAAAGGAGGGCATGCCCCagctaaaattacaaaaaataacaacatttttttttaaaggaatgcTTTTTTAAAACTCACCGATCATGTGGTGGAAAATATGTACCCGCCGTTATGGGCGCCAAATCTGGGGTCAACCACACACTCATGGGCCAACCACCACTGCCATTCATCATTAAGACAAACTGCATATAGATACGATCTATATCGGGTCTTTCTTCACGATCCACCTTAATGTTcacaaaatgtttattcatTATAGCAGCCACCTCTTCATTTTCGAACGATTCATGTTCCATAACATGACACCAATGACAAGTGGAATAGCCCACCGAtagaaaaatcaatttattttcatttctagcCTTTTCAATTGCCTCATCACCCCAAGGATACCAATCGACGGGATTATGAGCATGTTGTAACAAATAAGGTGATCTTTCCTGAGCCAAACGATTTGTAAATTTTGGTTTATCTACTTGAGAACTACCACCGGTAGCACCTGCAGCGCTGCCCGTAGACATGGTACGAAAACGTGAAAGACGTGGTAGTAAACTATTGAAAACcagtaaagaaaaataaaacgaaaagaaaGTGTTTAAAAGACCAGCTAGCAAAACAATGtgacttaaaaaaaaagagaataatagatttttgtaatatgcataaatttgtttaaattaagataaataaaaatattaagaaagtaAGGCACTAACGACCTTATAATACCCTAATACAGATATgagtttatttatacttttagtACAGATAGATCTTTACTATAGGTAATTATATAGTCTTTActgcagatcagtctatagtcttaactatagattaatctatagaataggctatagattagtctatagcatttacagtctgtagtcttgactatagatcagtctatagtcttgactatagatcagtctatagtcttgactatagatcagtctatagtcttgactatagatcagtctatagtcttgactatagatcagtctatagtcttgactatagatctgtctatagttttgactatagatcagtctatagttttgactatagatcagtttatagtcttgactatagatcagtttatagtcttgactaaagatcagtctatactcttgactatagatcagtctatactcttggctatagatcagtctatagtgttaactatagatcagtctatagtcttgactatagatcagtctatagtcttgactatagatcagtctatagtcttgactatagatcagtctatagtcttaactatagatcagtctatagtcttgactatagatcagtctatagtcttgactatagatcagtctacagtcttgactatagatgagtctatagtcttgactatagatcagtttatagtcttgactatagatcagtctatagttttgactgtagatcggtctatagtcttgacaatatagatcagtctatagtcttgactatagatcagtttatagtcttgactatagatcagtctatagtcttgactatagatcagtctatagtcttgattatagatcactatagttcagtctatagccttgactatagatcagtctatattcaaggctatagactgaactatagtcttgactatagatcagtctatagccttgactatagatcagtctatagtcttgactataaactgatcatAATCTGATCATaaactctatagtcttgaatatagaaaaatctaaaaacttgTAGAGATTACTTGGATAGACGCGCATTGGTGGACATTGTTAGTGCCACCtagatatttatattatttagtatttattagGATTTATCTGctttaatgaaaatttgaaactAATATTACCTGTCTGTTACAACCTTAACAACTTTGTTTAACACTTTAGTAGTATATAgggtatacaaaaaaaaaaaaaaaaaacacgatgcagatgttcattttgttttagttagttagttgttgtagttattgGTACTTACGTAAAATGGGTTTGTGACTTGCTGCGTCTTAGCGTTACAACGTTTGAGGCGATAGCAGCTGCCGCTGCTGATGATGgtgatgttgtttttgtagaaacACTAGCTGATGTACTAAGAAGACAACGTGCTGTTGAGCTCGTTGTACCTTGTTGTTGAgcgtttattaataaaagattaCTACTATTGTTGCTGTTTAAGTTCTGAGCACTGGTTGTATTGACTCCCTTAGTGGCCGTATTCTGTGTAGTTTGACGTACTAGATTTGTAGATcggcaaatatttttaaacatatcaaAGCTTATGGGGGGAGATCTCTTTTGGGGAAAAGAGCACTCTTGTTTTTTctcacttttgtttttgtattttgttcgATTACTGGGAAGCGGGGGATAACACCACCAAGTTTGGGGTAATAAAAGCTTTAATGGAACAAACGTTTATTACGTTTTAATTTCAGCCATTTATTCCCTGCTGCAAGTGTACCCTACCACCtgtatatgtacatgtatgtatatatgtccaCTACCCTTAGTTAATTACACAAATATTGTCTAAGGTTTGTTGTtcttgtaattattattatttttgttgtggtttacttgttgtttttgctattcTTGTTTGCTTTTCTATTACATCAACATTTAATCACGCacactagttttttttttcaattgtcttgttttttttttcttttttattcttgCGTTAACTAGAAtctaatttgatttttttgttgttatcttATTGAGAAATTTGTTCCTGAATTACtggcaattttttatagaaatagctagcaaattaattttgtttttttcttattatattttcgtttttttttaattacacgaTTTATTCGATAACACTAGTAATTTGTGTGtttcttttactttatttttatttctttctcgTTCAAATACCACACTCATTgacaataaaaaagttattgctGTTTATTTCTCGCtagtctttttatttttctgatttcccttttattattttgttcgtGACGTAGAGATCAGTGCCGACCAAAATAATTAACGTCGTCGGCGGATATTAAAAGCTTAAGCAGTTATTTATAATCATATGAAAGccggtaaattttatttttttaatcgattaattttacttttgtacAGAATATTTTCGTTTTGctagaacattttcaataaaattttctatttcagagaaaatttttgaaaaagttttttaattttatataataattgcGTTTTTATTTTCGATGGAATTTTCttctaatataatatattaaaaaaaaacttttttaaacaattttgttaaattttatatttttataaaatttttcgtaaaaatactttttttataatttttttaataatttcaatttttttcattaatcatTTGCATTTCAAAATATATCATAACAAATTTGAATTCACAATTATATATAACAGCTTTTTTACTTATACAATTCTGCCATTACTGTAAACTGCAACTGCGTCTGTTTATACAACCCTGCAAATAAGCTTTTTTCTTCCTTTATCttagtttcttaaaaaattccTTGTAGTGCGGTTGCAGCTTGATGTGCTcgttgttaaaattaattaaaaagtgttaaatacgcgtaaatttattgtaaaattaataaataaatacattttaacattttcttaataagtttttaacattttcttatgaATTTATCAGAGTTTATTAAGTGAAAagtgttttgcaaatttttctttGGCAAACTGTTGCTCTTGTTGTTGTCGTCAATGAACGCCATTATATGCAGCTAAGCCGGTGCTGTTGTTGTAATgacattttctatttgttttttttgtagttaaattCGTTATAACGGTATTCTTTAGTGACGAAATGTGTGTGATAAGAAAGTGGTGAAGAACAAGTAGGAATTTTAAAGAATTGCAAATAAACTTTAGTTTTGTATcgataaaaaagctttttttataaagctGTTTTTTGTGGAAGGTGGTTTATAGGTAAaagctgttttttttaaatgttaaatgttatgAATGCAGTGATAAGGTAAGTTTAAATTAAGCTTTGCataattattatagtttttttttaattgagttAAACTAATGAATGGATTAATCTGTTGACTAGGGTATTTAGTAATCTTAAGATTAGTTTACGGAGAAGTATGTTATGTACTCTTTGGATttgtctaatgtctagtctatagacaagtgtaTGTATTAGTCTAAAGACTGGTTTATATACTATCAatgaactattctatagtatagactaaagattagtcttGTATAATGTATAATGACTAGTCAATGATATCTATTtatatacctatctatctatctatctatctatctatctatctatctatctatctatctatctatctatctatctatctatctatctatctatctatctatctatctatctatctatctatctatctatctatctatctatctatctatctatctatctatctatctatctatctatctatctatctatctatctatcgaatGTTCTATTGCATTATTTATATTGacataatagtctatagaatagtctatttgTTGGTCTATTGTCGAGACTATTGACTCGTTTATGGACACTTCCACTGTCTAGTCTTGTttatgaactatagtctaaactttgGATTCGCCTATGGATCTGTTAATTTATTAGACGATacactagtctattgtctagtccatggcttatactatagactagttaatggaCTTCTCTACTAGAAGTCTATGGATTAATCTATTATCTATTACTTAGTAAATTGTCTAGGCCACTGACTAGTCtgttctattgactagtctacagtctagtctatggaatagtctatagtttggtctttGGATTAGACTTtgaactattctattgtctagtctacggactaaggagtgagatcgaaaaattcttaacacccgtttttcattacatttttcaaccaaagtattatttgacttttttttgatcaagttacctttgaaaaacatgtcagttattatgtgtaatgtcaattatattatttttttttgttaatctgattaaaatgagtgaccagaaaaaagtgcgtactgaaattattaaatattttcaactaaacccaacttggtcttacaaaaagttggccaagcatacaaaggtctaccgtcaaactgtttccaatgttattaaacagtaccgggagaacttgtcagttgatagaaaacatggttcaggtagaaggaatggtccacatgatgtttctaaagccaaaaaaatagaacgcattttcaaaagagctcccaacacatccggtaggaaagcagctcggttagctcagtgctcggactatttggtacgaaaagttaaagctaatgcaggtttaaaaacatacaaggctcaaaaagttcctgacaggaacgctgctaaaaatttagaggccaaaaacagagcaaataaattgaagtcaagtcatattgggctcttgttaaaagagaattgaagagtacaaaaaaggtatccaaaagtgtggtatatattaaacggagatggactacatgttcgagcaaagtgacagaaagcactataaaaacgttaatggaagggtttccgaaaagggttcaaaattttatcactagtgattaaaactataaaaatattttttttttttgtaaattgtaataataatttgaatcaaataaaaagaaaataaagctgtaagtttagtggtttcttttttataaacatatatgtatgttaagaatttttcgatctcactccttagtctCTTGACTGTATGACATTCTATTGTCAGTCTTCTATCTAGTATATTGACAAATCGATAATCTAATCTATTAACTAGTATGAAGCTTGTCCGTTTACTCGTTTATGGACTAGCCTTCGCACTTGTCTATGGACTTTTCTACTAGTTGTCTATGGTTTAATCTATTGTCTATTGAATAGTCGATTGTCTAGgccattgactagtctgttgtctagtctattgattagtctacagtctggtctatggaatagtctatagtttggtctttGGATTAGTCTTTTAACAAGCCTTTTGtctagcctatggactagtctattgactagtttaatGCCTAACCTATTGCGCAGACTCTTTTTACTATGTAGtaaattgactagtctatggacttctttattgtctagtatatggactagtttattgtttagactattggctagccgattgactagtctatttactaatTTGTGAATTACTCTATTGACTACTTAGTCTGTTGACTTGTAGATTAATTTATGGACTTTtcgattagtctatggacttgtcgTTTCTATTAGCTAGTCATATACTAGAATATTTACTAGTTCATAAGCTAGTATATTGATTAATCTGTAAACAAATCTAAtcacaagtctattgactatttcaTGGTCTGATCAATtatcattttgaaaatattttcagcttttaaattaataatgaaacattattacaaattaatttgttaacttttgatttttattttattatttttataaaatctaatttaataagtaaatacattttttatataattttaattgttttttttttcttcttgtaattatattgattaaattaatacatatatatgcacAAACATTTAggtttgttaagaaaaataaaattttgcataaaactaaatttaaatacacatacaaataactattttataataaaactgtaAATTCTAAAGAacataaactacaaaaaaaaaagaaaaacgaaaattaACTGACTTATAATAAACttataaagttgtttaaattataacataCTCGGTACTATATAACACatgttgttaaagaaatatttgaaaaaaaatatttccttaaaaaaaagaaatataaaatttaaaaacaaatagtaCAAGAGAACAGcaaagaaaaagttaaactcaaattaatttaaaagaaaattaaggacaattttaaataaatttttaattaaatgaaagtattgtatgaaataaaatcatattttaaatcataaaacatttgcaaaagttaaaaattgaAAGCAAGCACACTTaagttagttttgtttttttttttatttgaataaattttaagttttaagaaaagaaaactaaGTTTGGTTTTCAAATAGGACTCAAAATAggacatttttgtttgtttttttttttcattaagacACAAGtgctttgtttagttttgtttcttgtttttgaaggaatataaactaaagaaaaagcaccaatattttacaaagtaaaattaataagtaagttaaaaaaattaacaaaaatctgtgcgtttttattgtttgttcttcctctaaagtttttttttttttttaacctgCTTGTCTCTTTATTAATCTCTCTTGATACTCTCAACTTTGTTCATGAAAGTAAGGAAATTATTTTagagatatttatttttttaaaggttaaaaactaactctttctttttttatatattaaatttaattattttcgtaTGTTGTATCacacttgtttatttttaattttcttcttccTCATCTCTATTTGATTTCAACAATCACTTTGTATTAAATTATCACTGAGAGCATTTATAATTTCTTCTCCCATTTTGATTTTATCGGCAATATCACGTGCATCGGTTATTAGTTTTGctttcatattaataaaatattcaaagtcAGCAAATTCATCTGCATTTAGATTCTTTTCCAATAAACTGACCACACTAATGCCACGACGATCGATATCTTCCTTTAAGCGTTTGGCTTCAGTTAATTGTTCGACTAAACGATCACGTTTATTTTCAAGAgatttctgtaaaaagaaaataaaaaagacaattaatttttgttttaagtcaTTGAATACATAAGAAATTTAACTTGATTGATAAGTTTCTAGAAAGAAGAAGTTTTAAtccattttatactaaaaccatGAGAATGATCTATATCTGACGGAAGAGAAAACAAAATCTGACGactgttataattttatatgttaacCCGGAAACGATTCAAAGGTGAAAAGAAATGCTGCCCGATTTATAGAGAAGTACAGAATCTGATCGAAACAACAACTATCTAGTTATGTCTTGCTCTCTCGATTTCAGACCTACTTCAAATCACTTGTTTATAACAAATGAAAACAGTGAGAGATGATTTCTCACTTAAGAGAAGAGCAGACATAAGAATCAAGATTTATGAAACGGATAACTGAAAAACTCCCCTAAAACAACTTGATTTATCGAACATCCATATGGATCcgcaaaagaaatttaaaaaataagatcATAAGCATATTTTCTCGAGCCCTATAGACCAATAGAACAAAAAACAGTAGGTAAATATTAAGAATGAATAATTCAGACATTTCAAACGGCTCTCTCAGATaggattctataaatcgactttcgaatgaacgaaaaatcgactttttgttgaaaaaaggagaaaagtcgactttggaaataaaagtcaaaaaaagtcggaaagtcggaaaaaagtcgaaagtcgaaaaaagttgaataaAAGGCAGACAAAGtcgaaaataatcgaaaaatgtcggaaaaagtcgaaaatagtaaaaaagtcggaaatagtcgaaaagttggaaaaagttgagagaagtcggaaaaattccaaaatagtcgaaaactagaaaaaagtacaaaatagttaaaaagtcgaaaatagtcgaaaaattcgaaaataattgaaaagtcggaaaaagtcgaaatatcGACTacttacaaaatactaaaagtagaaaagtcttaaagtcgacttttagctAACTGAAAAAAGTCTAATAAATCTACAAATGGGTTAAAAGTCTAATAAATCTACAAATGGGTTACGGTTTAACAAGTCCCATCCAACCCAGACGCTAAAGCCGTTAACAAGAACTATCCCATTTAGTAAGATCTACTGAAATCGAGAAAGACTATCACGAAATCGAGAAAGACGATCGAATACAATGAATTCTTTTGGTTGTTCTAGGTATTTATGGGTATTAGGAGataaaaaatggacccattaCAATAACCTGAGAAACACAAAATATTGTATGTCAATCCCGAGAAATTATATCCGAGACCATTATACAGAAAGCCAAGGAAATGCTCTGTATTTGGTGGGACTTGAATTGTCTGATTTATTATGATTTGCTCATGCTGAGACAGGCGATTACAGGAAGATAGTTGATTCGTTTGTAGCGAGCATTTAGACGCTCTGGAGCATTTACAAGATCTTTGCTTTGTCTAGATCTATTAGATGTATAAAGAGGGAAAATGGATCCATTACTGTAACCCAAAGATTTAGAAATCGTATCTGAAACTTTTTGGATGAGACAAATGAAATCCTAAACGATAAAGCTAAGGAAACACATCTGTCAAGAACTACAGAAATCGAAGCAACCGATCACAGCAGACTTGTATCTAACAATATGGATTAATTGGAAGCGAACATAGAACAAAAACATGCGGAAAGGTGGATGTATATTACATCAAATCTGAGTCTATAATGAGAATCTAACACATGTTCGTCGAACTGAATGACAAGTTTACTAATAACCAATCGCAGGCTAAACACGCGGACTAACACATCTTGATAATGTTTGGTTACGTAATAAACGTCGAACCTGACGTGCGCACTGTCCGGAGTTTATGAGTTTATGAATCGAATTAATGTCCTCCGAACTGACTAAACAACAAACCTAAGATACTGTGGAAGTTTTACGTCATTCGGCTTTTGGATCAGAGCTTACATTGTCCGATTACTAATTGTTTCGATTGGTAAGGAAGACTTTCAATTTTCATTATACAAAATGGACTTGAATCGTCTTTGGTCCAAAAAATCAGTCCTTCTTTTGGCCGGTATTACATACATAgccaaaaaaatggaaaaagctTCAAACTAAcgaaaaatctcttaaatttcccaaaaaattttgaacaaaaattcttCCAAATCTTGAATGAAAAGTTTGTCAAATGATACCTCACCTCCCAGCGCCCCCGTAATTCGATAATCGACTTACCTTTTCTGAGTTATTTTCATCGattgttgttaaattattcTCTGCTCTGGCAAGACGTTCTGACAGCGATAACAGCAAACCGGTTATATGGCCAATATCCGAAATATAAGTACGACATTTAGAGGCTTCTATCGGTCTAATCTTATCGCTTAGTTTATTCAATAAACAATTACCCAGCTCATCATTGATGGCAGATTCTTCATCTATGCATGTCTGTTCCTTAGTTAAGATGCgtactttattatttaaatgtttaattaagtcATCCTGCaagtgaattaaaaaaaaaaaataaataaatttcacttcATAAAGATCGATAAGAACTTAccattttattctttaaaatatcacAATTTTCTGGCGTTTGTTCTACTTCACTTAGTTTTAATTCCACCGTTATCTTTTCCTGTTCctccttattatttttattactactaTTTCTGGTTAGTGTAGAAGTGCCCACATCACGTTTGCTGGGTCTTAAAGGTACATTGGGATTATAGAGTTTTGTAACATAATCCGATACTGTTTTTGTGCCGGGCGGACATAGTATATTTATAAGAGCATCATTGGCCGGCAACATATTTGCCAATTCCTTGGACATTTTTTCACAATCATCTTCTATGGCCAGCCTTTGGCGAGGTTGTAATGTTGTGCGTGTTGGTGTATCCATTTCCTTGGTATTGTTAATCTCCGCTAAACTCTTTAATTCACAGTCTGTTATATCATCCGTTTGAGAGGCAGTTTCCACGGTACTGGCATTTACCCGTAAAATGATTTCACTACGTTGTACCAGTTTCAAACTATCGGTACTCGCGTCTAATTGTGAGATTATACTATTAGTTTCATTAGTTTGTTGTTCTTCTTCTAAAATCTTTGGTGATTTTAAATTGCAGGTATTTGTATTACTGCTGCTggactttttaattaattcttcCACTACGGGGGGAGGTGTTGGGGGAGCTTGAGGTACACATTCTATCTCATTGTCTGAACAAGGTTTTTCTTCATCGATTTTCTCTGTCTCTAGACTTTTTGGTATATCAATCACATTGGCCTGTAAACTCTTACTTTGTGGTGACATTTGTGAGGCATAATTACCCATAAAGTTACTATTGTCTGTTATATGGGCCGACATTAACTGAGATTGCAATTGTGTtatcttttcaatattttctcttAAAGATTCTTGTCTGGTAACCGATTTCTTAGCATTATTACTACTATTATTATTGGCAAATGTAGTATTCACTAATTCGGCTCTAAATATAGAATTACTATTTGTGGTTTCACCACCAGTAGTATTGGCACTACACACACTACTCGTATTAAGTCTTTCCTCATGACTATTACAACTTTCCGATAATGAACTTAACGATGAAACTGAAGAATTATTATGATCCTTTATCAATGtagaattttcaattaaatttaatggttCTTCTAGTGTTGTTTCCAAATTATTAATGGGTTTCTTAAGATCTAAAGAAGACTGGGTCATATACTTGTTGGGACTTTGAGTCATAGTATTGTGAACATTGGTATCAAATGATTGAGATCGTGTAAAGTTTGTGGACAAATTGAAAGTGTTAAGTACCGGT
The window above is part of the Lucilia cuprina isolate Lc7/37 chromosome 6, ASM2204524v1, whole genome shotgun sequence genome. Proteins encoded here:
- the LOC111681967 gene encoding protein Shroom isoform X4, whose amino-acid sequence is MVFGGKFRIRRCNSKASYLPRQSLEKQNNSDPDHGSYKMTLHSNEDLVTTSKSSTYDILAQTPKLPNNLPDVLPLGAKLQPNSNTSLNSTPSLRYGSNNNISTNSPTSQQSYTPYGQQQTQQQRYSTPVLNTFNLSTNFTRSQSFDTNVHNTMTQSPNKYMTQSSLDLKKPINNLETTLEEPLNLIENSTLIKDHNNSSVSSLSSLSESCNSHEERLNTSSVCSANTTGGETTNSNSIFRAELVNTTFANNNSSNNAKKSVTRQESLRENIEKITQLQSQLMSAHITDNSNFMGNYASQMSPQSKSLQANVIDIPKSLETEKIDEEKPCSDNEIECVPQAPPTPPPVVEELIKKSSSSNTNTCNLKSPKILEEEQQTNETNSIISQLDASTDSLKLVQRSEIILRVNASTVETASQTDDITDCELKSLAEINNTKEMDTPTRTTLQPRQRLAIEDDCEKMSKELANMLPANDALINILCPPGTKTVSDYVTKLYNPNVPLRPSKRDVGTSTLTRNSSNKNNKEEQEKITVELKLSEVEQTPENCDILKNKMDDLIKHLNNKVRILTKEQTCIDEESAINDELGNCLLNKLSDKIRPIEASKCRTYISDIGHITGLLLSLSERLARAENNLTTIDENNSEKKSLENKRDRLVEQLTEAKRLKEDIDRRGISVVSLLEKNLNADEFADFEYFINMKAKLITDARDIADKIKMGEEIINALSDNLIQSDC
- the LOC111681967 gene encoding protein Shroom isoform X3; the protein is MPKLFDCFNQLRCNSKASYLPRQSLEKQNNSDPDHGSYKMTLHSNEDLVTTSKSSTYDILAQTPKLPNNLPDVLPLGAKLQPNSNTSLNSTPSLRYGSNNNISTNSPTSQQSYTPYGQQQTQQQRYSTPVLNTFNLSTNFTRSQSFDTNVHNTMTQSPNKYMTQSSLDLKKPINNLETTLEEPLNLIENSTLIKDHNNSSVSSLSSLSESCNSHEERLNTSSVCSANTTGGETTNSNSIFRAELVNTTFANNNSSNNAKKSVTRQESLRENIEKITQLQSQLMSAHITDNSNFMGNYASQMSPQSKSLQANVIDIPKSLETEKIDEEKPCSDNEIECVPQAPPTPPPVVEELIKKSSSSNTNTCNLKSPKILEEEQQTNETNSIISQLDASTDSLKLVQRSEIILRVNASTVETASQTDDITDCELKSLAEINNTKEMDTPTRTTLQPRQRLAIEDDCEKMSKELANMLPANDALINILCPPGTKTVSDYVTKLYNPNVPLRPSKRDVGTSTLTRNSSNKNNKEEQEKITVELKLSEVEQTPENCDILKNKMDDLIKHLNNKVRILTKEQTCIDEESAINDELGNCLLNKLSDKIRPIEASKCRTYISDIGHITGLLLSLSERLARAENNLTTIDENNSEKKSLENKRDRLVEQLTEAKRLKEDIDRRGISVVSLLEKNLNADEFADFEYFINMKAKLITDARDIADKIKMGEEIINALSDNLIQSDC
- the LOC111681967 gene encoding protein Shroom isoform X2; the protein is MSTTTATATTNLCNSKASYLPRQSLEKQNNSDPDHGSYKMTLHSNEDLVTTSKSSTYDILAQTPKLPNNLPDVLPLGAKLQPNSNTSLNSTPSLRYGSNNNISTNSPTSQQSYTPYGQQQTQQQRYSTPVLNTFNLSTNFTRSQSFDTNVHNTMTQSPNKYMTQSSLDLKKPINNLETTLEEPLNLIENSTLIKDHNNSSVSSLSSLSESCNSHEERLNTSSVCSANTTGGETTNSNSIFRAELVNTTFANNNSSNNAKKSVTRQESLRENIEKITQLQSQLMSAHITDNSNFMGNYASQMSPQSKSLQANVIDIPKSLETEKIDEEKPCSDNEIECVPQAPPTPPPVVEELIKKSSSSNTNTCNLKSPKILEEEQQTNETNSIISQLDASTDSLKLVQRSEIILRVNASTVETASQTDDITDCELKSLAEINNTKEMDTPTRTTLQPRQRLAIEDDCEKMSKELANMLPANDALINILCPPGTKTVSDYVTKLYNPNVPLRPSKRDVGTSTLTRNSSNKNNKEEQEKITVELKLSEVEQTPENCDILKNKMDDLIKHLNNKVRILTKEQTCIDEESAINDELGNCLLNKLSDKIRPIEASKCRTYISDIGHITGLLLSLSERLARAENNLTTIDENNSEKKSLENKRDRLVEQLTEAKRLKEDIDRRGISVVSLLEKNLNADEFADFEYFINMKAKLITDARDIADKIKMGEEIINALSDNLIQSDC